The Lycium barbarum isolate Lr01 chromosome 4, ASM1917538v2, whole genome shotgun sequence nucleotide sequence tgGAGAGGTATATTTGCGCTCAAAATATAATAGTAAGAGTATATTTAGACTCAAAATATAATAATGGtcatatttggccctttttcgatagaacaggggtatatttgacccttttagAATTTACCAATAATTGAAGGACCAAAAGTATGATTAACCCAAAAAATTATTATTCACTCTATCCCAATTATTGTGatatactttcctttttagtatgtcctaaaaagaatgatactttattatatttagaaataatataacttaaaactttcacttttacctttaatgaaatgatttacactCAAACAACTATCTAtgatttgttttagaccacaaatttcaaaaatcgTTATTTCTTTCGTAAACTCCGTGTCTATTCAAatcatatcacataaattgggacggggaCGTACAACTATAACACAAAATAACCTGCTTTCATAAATCATAATTTTGGCGGGCCCCACATTTACCGATCCTCCCGGTCATCCATCcactttaatttcaagaaaaattattACTGTATAAAACAAACTAACCTCTCCATTTCTCAAGGCTTTCATTAATCATAATTTTTTTTCCCTAAAATTTCCCCTAATTGCTGTGAAATTGAAGTGAAAAATCTCATCCCGTTTTGgcacattttcttctttttctctctctgcGAATAAAGCTCTTTTTTTTAAAAGCTCTTACATAAGAAGGGCTGTTCGCAGAGAGAGAGAGTTAAAGAAATATattcttaatttaattattaacaaTGGCGATTAATGGTTCTTCTAATAAGGTGGTGTTTGGATTCTTTGCTGCATTTGCTCTAATTTTCTCCATCTTTTTGCCTACTGTTCAGGCCCAACAGCCTTTTGCTCCTGCCCCTGCTCCAGCAAGTGACGGTTAGTTTTTCATTTTTTGTAATTATGCTCTAAACTATAGTTATTATGAAAATTTCTCTTTCTTTTATTGTTAATTTGTTCTTTCATTTAATGACGAATATAGAGTACAATCTATGGGCTTATGTATGGGCAGAACTAATTAGTCGGTTATGGGTTCACATGAATCCAATAATTTTTGCCTAGACCTTGtatatatatttcaaaaaaacatattatatatatatatatatatatatatatataaaaatattttattgtgaGCTCAATTATTATTGTGATATTAACTTGAGGTCGATGTAGGAACTTATAAACTTTAAATTTTGAATCTGTCTCTAAATTTATGTGAAATCAATAGCCTTAGTTTGTATcctgtatatatataagaattcACTAAATATTTGACTTTAAATCtaattgttattgtatgttgactTAGGATGGTTGCAGAAATTCATAAACTTTAAATCCAATGCTTTCATATTTTTTACTTTTGTTTGGTTAATGCATGAACTACTAGTTCCTGTCTCTACCATGTAAgcagtggcggattcaggattttcactcagggtgttcgaaaaaataattgaacctaaatatacactgtaatatatgttcagggtgttcaaaagttaatatatgtacataaacacataaaatttaccctagatatacactgtaattttttgtccagggtgttcgggtgaacaccgtGGGCTCTTGGTACATCCACCCCTGCAtgtaaggtaggggtaaggtctgcgtacactctacctttCCCCAAGATCCAACAAAGTGAACCTCACTTTGTGGGATTCATTGTGTTGTTGGTTAATGCATGagaaaagtgtgcaaaatgttgcaaatttaaaattaaataactATGAAGTTTTCTATAGAGGATTAATTTACACAAATGCGTAGTATTATAGCAAATAGAGATTTTGGTTTGAGTTTCGCATTGACAGCATATTTGTGTGTTTGGTTCAAGAACAGAAGAAATACAgatctaaaataaataaataaataaataaataaataaaagtattCTGCTCTAGCATCTTAATTTAGATGAGATAGTCCACACAAAATTCGTTGTTGTTTTGATAGTTTAAATTTGTTGGTCGATTCTATTATCCTTTTTTCGTTTTTGGTTTGTTATAGATGTTCTTTGCATCTACTAATGTTTGGTAGAAACGATATTGTTGAAGATTAATTTAAAGTAGGAGTAGGAATtcaaattggttaggatttgATACTTGTTAGTTtatttaattcatgtctaaataatATTGAAATAGGTTTTCTACTTTTAATTAAAGTTGGTTTTGAATTATCATAAAAGGAAGTTACCATTTATTATCTTCTGTAAAAAATTGCACAGAACATTGAGATTTTGAGTAAATTATTTTCGTAAAGATATTCGAATGGAATTTGTTAAGAAAATTTTTGGTCAGTTGACGTTCTCCAGAATTCTTGTGCCAAAAGGTAATTTGACTTTTTAGAATGGAATTTTTGAACTCGTCATGATTAAGGTATCTTTTTGTATAAGGTAACTATTGATTATATTGCTCgaacttttttttaaatatatggcCATTTGTTTATCAACTTTAGAAAATATACCATTTTGAAGTATCTTACACGAGTTCGACATGTCCGAacaaacatattttttttttcaaaaaacaaaCATATATAAGTTTACGATCATATCATTTTGCATATTTCGGTTTTAGAGATCAATCTTACGCATTTACATACGCGTTGAATGCTTTCATTCATAAAATTGATATGAATTAACCAGGAAATAATCAGAATGATTAGCCTGTTTAAGATATTAAGATTGACAATCTTGATTTGAATCTGACATTCAAGGATACTAAATCAAGTATTTAGACAAAAATCTCTATTTCATATTTACTACTTTACCAGGAAAACTTTCTTTATGTCCTTCAATttgtataaaaataatatttagtTTAAATTATATATAGGGACGgtgtaatattttttattttatttatttattctattCTGCTAATTTATTTTATCTGTTGTCTTCAGGAACAACAATTGACCAAGGGATTGCGTACGTATTAATGTTGTTGGCATTGGCAGTAACATACCTCATTCACTCAGCTGATGTTCCCTTTGGTGTCTAATTATATAAGTTGGATTAATTTGGTGAAGATGATTAACTAATTTTGTGATTGCCTTGGACTCATACATAAGGTTGCTGTGTGCCTAGGACATGTAAATTTTGTCATTTTCATTCAGACATTCTAACTTTTGACAAGCTATTTGTTTTGAGATTTTTCAGCATAATTCATATATTTCCACATTTTTTGCCCTTTGTCTTAGCCTGTATCTTTGATCCTCTTAAGTCTTGACGCCTCGTAACTCGTCCTTAGCCAGACTTGAGCAGAATAGCAAAGCAAGTATTAGCAGCATAACAAAAAAGTCTTGCTCGTCATTAATATCTTTGCTCGTGGCAATTATGACCTCTCGAAAGAATCGACAATGGTGATTAAAAAATTATTCGAACTAGTAATAGTACGTTTTGAAATGTGACCTCTTCGTCTGGAAGAGGAAATAAGTGAAGGTGACAACCATTATGCAATAGCCATGTTAAGTCATTAAAGCTAATAAAATTATCTTTGAATGGGAAGATATTTACAATTTAGAACTGAAGATCTCATGTCTTTGAAAGAAAGTATCAATCGACACAGCTATATAACTATTGTTTTCAAAAGATCTCATGTCTTATTACATATACATTTGTGCCAAAAATTAGTAGTGACTTAGAAATTATGGAGCTGATTTTGTTTACTGATTGGAATCTAGAAACATTCTTACTCCATGGTAAAGAACATTACATCTGTAAATGGACTATAATTCGAATCACAGTGTCACGAGTTTGAATTCCATAGTTTATAATCTAGTTAAGCCTTCCATTTTCCCCTATTAACCTCTTTAAAAATAGGTCGAATGTGCTAATACTACTTTTCAGTAGAAGTGATTATTCATGATCCAATTACTGAAAAAACATTTCTCATcatcaaaaataacaacaacaacaacataccca carries:
- the LOC132638057 gene encoding arabinogalactan protein 41, which codes for MAINGSSNKVVFGFFAAFALIFSIFLPTVQAQQPFAPAPAPASDGTTIDQGIAYVLMLLALAVTYLIHSADVPFGV